A window of Pan paniscus chromosome 10, NHGRI_mPanPan1-v2.0_pri, whole genome shotgun sequence contains these coding sequences:
- the STYK1 gene encoding tyrosine-protein kinase STYK1 isoform X1: MESLLSASASSSAKHKYGITHSCAVCILCGPSREGDSPVAMGMTRMLLECSLSDKLCVIQEKQYEVIIVPTLLVTIFLILLGVILWLFIREQRTQQQRSGPQGIAPVPPPRNLSWEAGHGGNVALPLKETSVENFLGATTPALAKLQVPREQLSEVLEQICSGSCGPIFRANMNTGDPSKPKSVILKALKEPAGLHEVQDFLGRIQFHQYLGKHKNLVQLEGCCTEKLPLYMVLEDVAHGDLLSFLWTCRRDVMTMDGLLYDLTEKQVYHIGEQVLLALEFLQDKHLFHGDVAARNILMQSDLTAKLCGLGLAYEVYTRGAISSTQTIPLKWLAPERLLLRPASIRADVWSFGILLYEMVTLGAPPYPEVPPTSILEHLQRRKIMKRPSSCTHTMYSIMKSCWRWREADRPSPRELRLRLEAAIKAADDEAVLQVPELVVPELYAAVAGIRVESLFYNYSML, translated from the exons GAATTACTCACagctgtgctgtgtgcattctctGTGGGCCTAGCAGGGAAGGGGACAGCCCTGTGGCAATGGGCATGACACGGATGCTCCTGGAATGCAGTCTCAGTGACAAGTTGTGTG TCATCCAGGAGAAGCAGTATGAAGTGATTATCGTCCCAACTTTGTTGGTTACTATCTTCCTCATCCTTCTTGGGGTCATCCTGTGGCTTTTTATCAGAGAACAAAGAACTCAACAGCAGCGTTCTGGACCTCAAG GCATTGCCCCTGTTCCTCCACCTAGGAACCTAAGCTGGGAAGCAGGGCATGGAGGAAATGTGGCTTTGCCACTTAAGGAGACATCCGTGGAAAACTTTCTGGGAGCTACCACACCTGCCCTGGCTAAGCTGCAGGTGCCGCGGGAGCAACTCTCTGAAGTTCTGGAGCAGATTTGCAGTGGTAGCTGTGGGCCCATCTTTCGAGCCAATATGAACACTGGGGACCCTTCTAAGCCCAAGAGTGTTATTCTCAAGGCTTTAAAAG AACCAGCTGGGCTCCATGAGGTACAAGATTTCTTAGGGCGAATCCAATTCCATCAATACCTGGGGAAACACAAGAACCTGGTGCAGCTGGAAGGCTGCTGCACTGAAAAGCTGCCACTCTATATGGTGTTGGAGGATGTGGCCCACGGGGACCTGCTCAGCTTTCTCTGGACCTGTCGGCGG GATGTGATGACTATGGATGGTCTTCTCTATGATCTCACAGAAAAACAAGTATATCACATCGGAGAGCAGGTCCTTTTGGCGCTG GAATTCCTGCAGGATAAGCATTTGTTCCATGGGGATGTGGCAGCCAGGAATATCCTGATGCAAAGTGATCTCACTGCTAAGCTCTGTGGATTAGGCCTGGCTTATGAAGTTTACACCCGAGGGGCCATCTCCTCTACTCAAACCATACCTCTCAAGTGGCTTGCCCCAGAACGGCTTCTCCTGAGACCTGCTAGCATCAGAGCAGATGT CTGGTCTTTTGGGATCCTGCTCTATGAGATGGTGACTCTAG GAGCACCACCGTATCCTGAAGTCCCTCCTACCAGCATCCTAGAGCATCTCCAAAGAAGGAAAATCATGAAGAGACCCAGTAGCTGCACACATACCAT GTACAGTATTATGAAGTCCTGCTGGCGCTGGCGTGAGGCTGACCGCCCCTCACCTAGAGAGCTGCGCTTGCGCCTAGAAGCTGCCATTAAAGCTGCAGATGACGAGGCTGTGTTACAAGTACCAGAGTTGGTGGTACCTGAACTGTATGCAGCTGTGGCCGGCATCAGAGTGGAGAGCCTCTTCTACAACTATAGCATGCTTTGA
- the STYK1 gene encoding tyrosine-protein kinase STYK1 isoform X2 codes for MGMTRMLLECSLSDKLCVIQEKQYEVIIVPTLLVTIFLILLGVILWLFIREQRTQQQRSGPQGIAPVPPPRNLSWEAGHGGNVALPLKETSVENFLGATTPALAKLQVPREQLSEVLEQICSGSCGPIFRANMNTGDPSKPKSVILKALKEPAGLHEVQDFLGRIQFHQYLGKHKNLVQLEGCCTEKLPLYMVLEDVAHGDLLSFLWTCRRDVMTMDGLLYDLTEKQVYHIGEQVLLALEFLQDKHLFHGDVAARNILMQSDLTAKLCGLGLAYEVYTRGAISSTQTIPLKWLAPERLLLRPASIRADVWSFGILLYEMVTLGAPPYPEVPPTSILEHLQRRKIMKRPSSCTHTMYSIMKSCWRWREADRPSPRELRLRLEAAIKAADDEAVLQVPELVVPELYAAVAGIRVESLFYNYSML; via the exons ATGGGCATGACACGGATGCTCCTGGAATGCAGTCTCAGTGACAAGTTGTGTG TCATCCAGGAGAAGCAGTATGAAGTGATTATCGTCCCAACTTTGTTGGTTACTATCTTCCTCATCCTTCTTGGGGTCATCCTGTGGCTTTTTATCAGAGAACAAAGAACTCAACAGCAGCGTTCTGGACCTCAAG GCATTGCCCCTGTTCCTCCACCTAGGAACCTAAGCTGGGAAGCAGGGCATGGAGGAAATGTGGCTTTGCCACTTAAGGAGACATCCGTGGAAAACTTTCTGGGAGCTACCACACCTGCCCTGGCTAAGCTGCAGGTGCCGCGGGAGCAACTCTCTGAAGTTCTGGAGCAGATTTGCAGTGGTAGCTGTGGGCCCATCTTTCGAGCCAATATGAACACTGGGGACCCTTCTAAGCCCAAGAGTGTTATTCTCAAGGCTTTAAAAG AACCAGCTGGGCTCCATGAGGTACAAGATTTCTTAGGGCGAATCCAATTCCATCAATACCTGGGGAAACACAAGAACCTGGTGCAGCTGGAAGGCTGCTGCACTGAAAAGCTGCCACTCTATATGGTGTTGGAGGATGTGGCCCACGGGGACCTGCTCAGCTTTCTCTGGACCTGTCGGCGG GATGTGATGACTATGGATGGTCTTCTCTATGATCTCACAGAAAAACAAGTATATCACATCGGAGAGCAGGTCCTTTTGGCGCTG GAATTCCTGCAGGATAAGCATTTGTTCCATGGGGATGTGGCAGCCAGGAATATCCTGATGCAAAGTGATCTCACTGCTAAGCTCTGTGGATTAGGCCTGGCTTATGAAGTTTACACCCGAGGGGCCATCTCCTCTACTCAAACCATACCTCTCAAGTGGCTTGCCCCAGAACGGCTTCTCCTGAGACCTGCTAGCATCAGAGCAGATGT CTGGTCTTTTGGGATCCTGCTCTATGAGATGGTGACTCTAG GAGCACCACCGTATCCTGAAGTCCCTCCTACCAGCATCCTAGAGCATCTCCAAAGAAGGAAAATCATGAAGAGACCCAGTAGCTGCACACATACCAT GTACAGTATTATGAAGTCCTGCTGGCGCTGGCGTGAGGCTGACCGCCCCTCACCTAGAGAGCTGCGCTTGCGCCTAGAAGCTGCCATTAAAGCTGCAGATGACGAGGCTGTGTTACAAGTACCAGAGTTGGTGGTACCTGAACTGTATGCAGCTGTGGCCGGCATCAGAGTGGAGAGCCTCTTCTACAACTATAGCATGCTTTGA